In a genomic window of Micromonospora cremea:
- a CDS encoding AIM24 family protein — protein MRSELFSAENLEKESAQPGMRLQNSKMLKIELNGEAMARVGSMVAYQGQVQFQALGSGGLGKFLKQKLTGEGVPLMKVSGQGDVFLAELAKDVHIIDLEPGDSLSINGSSVLAFDSTLQYDIRMVGGAGMASSSGLFNCVFTGYGRIAITTRGTPVVLNVDAPTYVDPQAAVCWSANLQTGYHRAEQLGLGTLLGRRTGESFTMSFAGQGFVVVQPSEEPPIMGSGTQQQEGGLLGGLLS, from the coding sequence ATGCGCAGCGAGCTGTTCTCCGCGGAGAATCTGGAGAAGGAGTCCGCACAGCCCGGCATGCGGCTGCAGAACTCCAAGATGTTGAAGATCGAGCTCAACGGCGAGGCGATGGCCCGGGTCGGGTCGATGGTCGCCTACCAGGGGCAGGTGCAGTTCCAGGCGCTTGGCTCGGGCGGGCTCGGCAAGTTCCTCAAGCAGAAGCTCACCGGCGAGGGCGTCCCGCTCATGAAGGTCTCCGGCCAGGGGGACGTCTTCCTCGCCGAGCTGGCCAAGGACGTGCACATCATCGACCTGGAGCCGGGCGACTCGCTCTCCATCAACGGCTCCAGCGTGCTCGCCTTCGACTCCACCCTCCAGTACGACATCAGGATGGTCGGCGGCGCCGGGATGGCTTCGTCGTCCGGCCTGTTCAACTGCGTGTTCACCGGCTACGGCCGGATCGCCATCACCACCAGGGGCACGCCGGTGGTGCTGAACGTGGACGCCCCGACGTACGTCGACCCACAGGCCGCGGTCTGCTGGTCGGCCAACCTCCAGACCGGCTACCACCGGGCCGAGCAGCTCGGCCTCGGCACGCTCCTCGGCCGTCGCACCGGCGAGTCCTTCACGATGAGCTTCGCCGGCCAGGGCTTCGTGGTCGTACAGCCTTCCGAGGAGCCGCCGATCATGGGTAGCGGCACGCAGCAGCAGGAGGGTGGCCTGCTCGGCGGTCTGCTGAGCTGA
- a CDS encoding metallopeptidase family protein: MEMTRERFEELVGDALDEVPEELLGLMSNVVILVEDDPPPGEPDLLGLYEGHALTDRGWDYSGVLPDRILIYRRPILRICDNDEDVVDEVAVTVVHEIAHHFGIDDARLHALGWG, encoded by the coding sequence GTGGAGATGACTCGCGAACGCTTCGAGGAGCTGGTCGGCGACGCCCTCGACGAGGTGCCCGAGGAACTGCTCGGCCTGATGAGCAACGTGGTGATCCTGGTCGAGGACGACCCCCCGCCGGGCGAGCCCGACCTGCTGGGCCTATACGAGGGGCACGCGCTCACCGACCGGGGCTGGGACTACTCGGGCGTTCTGCCGGACCGGATCCTCATCTACCGCCGCCCGATCCTGCGGATCTGCGACAACGACGAGGACGTCGTCGACGAGGTGGCGGTGACCGTGGTGCACGAGATCGCCCACCACTTCGGCATCGACGACGCGCGTCTGCACGCGCTGGGCTGGGGCTGA
- a CDS encoding OsmC family protein, producing MPIRTASAQWQGNLTEGSGTVRTGKGGLSGKYSFKSRFEEGEGTNPEELIAAAHSACFSMAFSKALADAGSTPTSVETTAKVHLDKTDTGMTVTRIDLETVGQVPGIDDAEFQKLAEAAKANCPISRLLSPGAEITLTARLAS from the coding sequence ATGCCTATCCGTACCGCTTCCGCACAATGGCAGGGCAATCTCACCGAGGGGTCGGGCACCGTCCGCACCGGTAAGGGCGGCCTGTCGGGCAAATACTCCTTCAAGTCGCGCTTCGAAGAGGGCGAGGGCACCAACCCCGAGGAGCTGATCGCCGCCGCGCACTCCGCCTGCTTCTCGATGGCGTTCTCGAAGGCTCTCGCCGACGCCGGCTCGACGCCCACCTCGGTCGAGACCACCGCCAAGGTCCACCTGGACAAGACCGACACCGGGATGACCGTGACCCGGATCGACCTGGAGACCGTCGGCCAGGTGCCGGGCATCGACGACGCGGAGTTCCAGAAGCTCGCCGAGGCCGCCAAGGCCAACTGCCCGATCTCCCGTCTGCTGTCGCCGGGCGCCGAGATCACCCTCACCGCCCGCCTGGCCTCCTGA
- a CDS encoding HAD family hydrolase, which translates to MTRPGLPKLIATDLDGTLVRSDDTVSAYTHGVLDRVRAAGIPVVGATGRGPRLTELTRNDIRAADFLVMAGGGWVVDQSDPTGPVVLREERLAGEVLARLLAELEAEVGPLTVMVEASDEHDAPLWGDYHASWPYPDRFEARTRAECLSGDVIKAFARTGDHHVDELLAVARRIVPPQVATLTQAGLGFIEICPPGVDKATGLTVVAQTLGVDPADVLVFGDMPNDLPMFEWAGWSRVAVANAHPAVRAAADEVTLRNDDDGVAVYLDRLLSR; encoded by the coding sequence ATGACCCGCCCGGGACTACCCAAGCTGATCGCGACCGACCTTGACGGGACGTTGGTTCGCAGCGACGACACCGTTTCCGCGTACACCCATGGGGTGCTCGACCGGGTGCGGGCCGCCGGCATTCCGGTGGTCGGCGCGACCGGGCGCGGACCGCGGCTGACCGAGCTGACCCGCAACGACATCCGGGCCGCCGACTTCCTGGTGATGGCCGGCGGCGGGTGGGTGGTCGACCAGAGCGACCCGACCGGCCCGGTGGTGCTCCGTGAGGAGCGACTGGCCGGCGAGGTGCTGGCCCGGCTGCTCGCCGAGCTGGAGGCCGAGGTCGGTCCGCTGACCGTCATGGTCGAGGCGTCCGACGAGCACGACGCCCCGCTCTGGGGCGACTACCACGCGAGCTGGCCCTACCCGGACAGGTTCGAGGCGCGTACCCGCGCGGAATGCCTCTCCGGTGATGTGATCAAGGCCTTCGCCCGGACCGGCGACCACCACGTGGACGAACTGCTGGCCGTGGCCCGCCGGATCGTTCCGCCGCAGGTCGCCACACTCACCCAGGCCGGACTCGGCTTCATCGAGATCTGCCCGCCCGGGGTGGACAAGGCGACGGGGCTGACCGTGGTCGCGCAGACCCTCGGGGTCGACCCCGCCGACGTGCTGGTCTTCGGTGACATGCCCAACGACCTGCCGATGTTCGAGTGGGCCGGCTGGTCCCGGGTGGCGGTGGCCAACGCGCACCCCGCCGTCCGTGCCGCCGCCGACGAGGTGACCCTGCGCAACGACGACGACGGAGTGGCGGTGTACCTGGACCGACTACTGTCCCGGTGA
- a CDS encoding HAD family hydrolase has product MGETPRLIATDIDGTLIRDDHTVSARTASVLARISGQGTPVVLVTGRPVRWLKLVYDQLAEPLPAVCANGAVVYDPVRDEVLRADPLAPQHLAEVAERLRAEVPGIAFAVEILDSREMRHEGRYPLRWDADHEAIRLVRTPEELLSVPAVKLLVRAGEQDPDAFVELVAAAVAGLAEATHSSNSGLVEISAAGVTKAAGLDWYCDRLGVAAADVLAFGDMPNDVPMLSWAGRGVAVANAHRAVLAVADEVTAANTEDGVAAYLEKIFGVG; this is encoded by the coding sequence ATGGGAGAGACACCCCGGCTCATCGCCACCGACATCGACGGCACGTTGATCCGCGACGACCACACGGTCAGCGCGCGCACCGCCAGCGTGCTCGCCCGGATTTCCGGGCAGGGCACACCGGTCGTGCTGGTCACCGGCCGTCCGGTCCGCTGGCTGAAGCTGGTGTACGACCAGCTGGCCGAGCCGCTGCCGGCGGTCTGCGCCAACGGCGCCGTGGTCTACGACCCGGTACGCGACGAGGTGCTGCGCGCCGACCCGCTCGCCCCGCAGCACCTGGCCGAGGTGGCCGAGCGGCTGCGTGCCGAGGTCCCCGGCATCGCCTTCGCCGTGGAGATCCTGGACAGCCGGGAGATGCGCCACGAGGGGCGGTACCCGCTGCGCTGGGACGCCGACCACGAGGCGATCCGCCTGGTACGGACGCCGGAGGAGCTGCTGTCCGTACCGGCGGTGAAGCTGCTCGTGCGGGCCGGCGAACAGGACCCGGACGCCTTCGTCGAACTGGTCGCCGCGGCGGTGGCCGGCCTGGCCGAGGCGACGCACTCGTCGAACTCCGGGCTGGTGGAGATCTCCGCGGCCGGGGTGACCAAGGCGGCCGGGCTCGACTGGTACTGCGACCGGCTCGGCGTGGCGGCGGCGGATGTGCTGGCCTTCGGCGACATGCCCAACGACGTACCCATGCTGAGCTGGGCCGGGCGTGGCGTGGCGGTGGCCAACGCGCACCGCGCCGTCCTGGCGGTCGCCGACGAGGTGACGGCGGCGAACACCGAGGACGGCGTGGCGGCGTACCTGGAGAAGATCTTCGGGGTGGGCTGA